A stretch of Apostichopus japonicus isolate 1M-3 chromosome 9, ASM3797524v1, whole genome shotgun sequence DNA encodes these proteins:
- the LOC139973480 gene encoding transcription elongation factor A protein 1-like, with product MSIVEKEVLRIGKQLDKMVADSEVEDYSKALDLLQELKAKKITLDVLQKTRIGMAVNNLRKKTSNEEVITLSKGLIKGWKKLLPTDNKNNGTSSTKEDAEGKKQGNSEEDSRKEDGKSSNSSSLAGENSVREKCRQMIANALKTPFDEDAFPELDKSKFQDPETLSSDIEDCVFTEFVRIDMKYKNRVRSRVSNLQDQRNPLLRLAVLTGTITPEKIAKMGSEEMASQELKEMRNTFTKEAINEHQMAMTGGTKSSLMKCFKCGKKNCTYNQVQTRSADEPMTTFVFCNNCGNRWKFC from the exons ATGTCGATCGTCGAAAAAGAGGTGTTGAGAATCGGCAAGCAACTTGATAAAATGGTTGCGGACAGCGAG GTCGAAGACTATTCAAAGGCACTTGATCTACTTCAAGAGCTTAAGGCAAAGAAAATTACACTTGATGTACTTCAG AAAACCAGAATCGGTATGGCTGTCAATAATCTACGTAAGAAAACCTCTAACGAAGAAGTGATCACCTTATCAAAGGGCCTTATAAAAGGGTGGAAAAAGTTACTTCCAACAGATAACAAAAATAATG GGACATCTTCTACCAAAGAAGATGCGGAAGGCAAGAAGCAAGGAAACTCTGAAGAAGATTCGAGGAAAGAAGATGGCAAATCATCAAATTCATCTTCTCTAGCTGGTGAAAACTCAGTCAGGGAAAAATGTCGTCAGATGATTGCCAATGCTCTCAAAACACCAT TTGATGAAGATGCCTTTCCTGAACTTGATAAATCCAAATTCCAAGATCCGGAAACATTAAGCAGTGACATTGAAGATT GCGTATTTACAGAGTTTGTCAGGATAGATATGAAGTACAAGAATCGAGTGCGGAGCAGAGTATCGAACCTACAAGACCAGAGAAATCCACTCCTGAGACTTGCCGTCTTGACTGGCACAATAACTCCCGAGAAGATTGCAAAGATGGGTTCAGAG GAAATGGCCAGTCaggaattaaaagaaatgagaaACACTTTCACCAAAGAAGCCATCAATGAACATCAAATGGCCATGACAGGTGGAACAAAGTCTTCTTTGATGAAATGTTTCAAGTGTGGAAAGAAAAACTGTACATATAATCAG GTCCAAACCCGTAGCGCCGACGAACCAATGACTACCTTTGTCTTTTGCAACAATTGCGGAAACAGGTGGAAA ttcTGTTGA